A single genomic interval of Synechococcus sp. UW179A harbors:
- the petB gene encoding cytochrome b6: MANSSPVYDWFQERLEIQDIADDISSKYVPPHVNIFYCLGGITLVCFLIQFATGFAMTFYYKPTVAEAYTSVQYLMTDVSFGWLIRSVHRWSASMMVLMLILHVFRVYLTGGFKRPRELTWVTGVTMAVITVSFGVTGYSLPWDQVGYWAVKIVSGVPAAIPVVGDFMVELLRGGESVGQSTLTRFYSLHTFVMPWLLAVFMLMHFLMIRKQGISGPL; encoded by the coding sequence ATGGCGAACTCCTCACCTGTCTACGACTGGTTCCAGGAACGTCTTGAAATTCAGGACATTGCTGATGACATCAGCAGCAAGTACGTGCCTCCACACGTCAACATTTTTTACTGTCTCGGTGGAATCACACTTGTGTGCTTCCTGATTCAGTTCGCGACAGGCTTCGCGATGACCTTCTACTACAAGCCCACGGTTGCTGAGGCCTACACATCCGTTCAATACCTGATGACGGATGTGAGTTTCGGATGGTTGATCCGTTCGGTTCATCGCTGGAGTGCCTCGATGATGGTGCTGATGCTGATCCTCCACGTGTTCCGCGTCTATCTGACTGGTGGTTTCAAGCGCCCGCGTGAACTCACCTGGGTCACCGGTGTCACCATGGCCGTGATCACTGTCTCCTTTGGCGTGACGGGCTATTCCCTTCCTTGGGATCAGGTTGGCTACTGGGCTGTGAAGATCGTTTCAGGCGTTCCTGCTGCCATTCCAGTGGTTGGAGACTTCATGGTTGAACTGCTCCGTGGCGGTGAAAGCGTCGGCCAGTCCACACTCACTCGCTTCTACAGCCTTCACACCTTTGTGATGCCATGGCTTCTGGCGGTCTTCATGCTGATGCACTTCCTGATGATCCGGAAGCAAGGTATTTCTGGACCCTTGTGA
- the ctpZ gene encoding carboxyl-terminal processing protease CtpZ, which produces MLPTVNGWSDRLRRLAFGLASAILIVLLASPHALALNDAQQLVVESWRLVNQGYLDPEQFDRIRWKRLRQKALENTIESSEEAYSAIEAMLLPLNDPYTRLLKPADYEVMKASNEGNLSGVGLQLGHRQDSNATVVIAPLEGSPAADAGIVSGTEVLAVNGEAVEMLGLETTAARLRGAVGTQVVLTVLPPKEEEQQEITLERRNIDLRPVRTRRLRSDTHTLGYIRITQFSEGVPEQVREAIDELSDKSVEGLVLDLRNNSGGLVSAGLAVADAFLDQQPIVETRNRSGIADPIQAGPDMLYTGPMVTLVNGGTASASEILAGALQDDERSLLLGSNTFGKGLIQTLTNLSDGSGLAVTVAGYVTPSGRDIQGEGITPDRILDGPEPLNPGGEGDRWLTDAELVLQSMIDQEASQASADPMPITDGVEAEPMS; this is translated from the coding sequence ATGTTGCCGACTGTTAACGGATGGTCAGATCGTCTGCGACGTCTGGCTTTTGGTTTGGCGAGTGCCATTCTCATCGTTCTGCTTGCCAGCCCGCACGCCCTGGCACTTAACGATGCCCAACAACTGGTGGTGGAAAGCTGGCGGTTGGTGAATCAGGGTTATCTGGACCCTGAACAGTTCGATCGGATCCGCTGGAAGCGCCTTCGTCAGAAGGCACTTGAAAACACAATTGAAAGCAGCGAAGAGGCCTACAGCGCTATCGAAGCGATGTTACTGCCGCTGAATGACCCCTATACCCGCCTGCTGAAACCTGCGGATTACGAGGTCATGAAGGCCAGTAACGAAGGGAATCTCAGCGGTGTTGGCCTGCAACTCGGCCATCGCCAAGACAGCAATGCAACCGTGGTAATTGCCCCTCTGGAAGGATCTCCTGCGGCCGACGCCGGCATCGTCAGCGGGACTGAGGTCTTGGCAGTGAATGGAGAAGCTGTAGAGATGCTCGGGCTCGAAACGACTGCGGCACGTCTCCGGGGAGCTGTGGGAACCCAAGTGGTGCTCACAGTGCTGCCGCCAAAGGAGGAGGAGCAGCAGGAGATCACCCTGGAACGACGCAACATCGATCTGCGGCCGGTGCGGACACGGCGGCTGCGCAGTGACACCCACACACTCGGTTACATCCGAATCACACAGTTCAGTGAGGGGGTCCCCGAACAGGTTCGCGAAGCCATCGACGAATTATCCGACAAGAGCGTTGAGGGGCTGGTGCTGGATCTACGCAACAACTCGGGGGGGCTTGTCAGCGCAGGACTTGCGGTTGCCGATGCATTCCTGGATCAGCAACCGATTGTGGAAACCCGAAATCGCAGCGGCATCGCCGATCCAATCCAGGCAGGGCCTGACATGCTTTACACCGGACCGATGGTGACGCTCGTTAATGGCGGTACCGCAAGCGCCAGCGAAATTCTTGCGGGCGCCCTTCAGGACGACGAACGATCGCTGCTGCTCGGAAGCAACACCTTCGGCAAAGGCTTGATTCAAACCCTGACCAACCTCAGTGATGGCAGTGGACTCGCCGTGACTGTGGCGGGCTATGTCACCCCCAGTGGTCGGGACATTCAGGGCGAAGGCATCACTCCGGACAGGATCCTGGACGGACCGGAACCCCTGAATCCCGGCGGAGAAGGCGATCGTTGGCTCACGGACGCCGAACTGGTGCTCCAGTCGATGATTGATCAGGAAGCCAGTCAGGCCAGTGCAGATCCAATGCCGATCACGGACGGCGTGGAAGCGGAGCCGATGAGCTGA
- a CDS encoding HD domain-containing protein, producing MGSRTYHDPLHHGISLDADQPAEAMVLALVDSAPFQRLRRIRQLGPAFLTFHGAESSRFTHSLGVFAIARRAMGRLIELDPSLDKQKGVLYAAALLHDLGHAPLSHSGEEMFGTQHEQWSARVIREHPDIQAPLEQFSTGTAALVADLLEHGRAERGVIKALVSSQLDCDRLDYLLRDSYSTGARYGQLDLDRILGAITLAPDGELAIHPKGLMAVEHYLVVRSLMYRSVYNHRLNVVCNWLLDQLIRQARLLGPSRIWADKIMRAWLWQTQELDLQSYLANDDLRTGYHFQRWREEAPQPLAELCDRFLNRRLFKALDVSQMDASTQLELLAKAQTLAAAEGLDPEMCCGLRHHQIRGYYPYRSGLRLWDGQSLQALEQCSPLVNSLAIPAASAWLIHPGDITTELHMAMASIR from the coding sequence ATGGGCTCCCGCACCTATCACGACCCACTCCATCACGGCATCAGCCTGGACGCCGATCAACCAGCCGAAGCCATGGTTCTCGCGCTTGTGGATTCGGCTCCTTTTCAACGACTCAGGCGTATCCGCCAGCTCGGCCCAGCATTCCTCACGTTCCACGGCGCCGAGTCCAGTCGGTTCACCCACTCGCTGGGTGTCTTTGCCATCGCGCGCCGAGCGATGGGTCGCCTGATTGAGCTCGATCCCTCCCTGGACAAACAAAAGGGCGTGCTTTACGCCGCCGCTCTACTCCATGACCTAGGCCATGCCCCCCTCAGCCATTCAGGCGAGGAGATGTTTGGCACGCAACACGAACAGTGGTCAGCACGTGTGATCCGGGAACACCCAGACATCCAGGCCCCCCTCGAACAGTTTTCAACAGGCACCGCTGCCTTAGTAGCGGATCTTCTGGAACATGGCCGTGCGGAACGGGGCGTGATCAAGGCCCTGGTGAGTAGCCAACTTGACTGCGATCGTCTGGATTACCTCTTACGCGACAGCTACAGCACAGGTGCCCGATACGGCCAGCTTGATCTTGATCGCATCCTCGGTGCGATCACCCTGGCACCCGATGGTGAACTGGCCATTCATCCAAAGGGCCTGATGGCGGTGGAGCACTACCTGGTGGTCCGGAGCCTGATGTACCGCAGCGTTTATAACCATCGCCTCAATGTGGTTTGCAATTGGTTGCTGGATCAGTTGATCCGCCAGGCACGCCTGCTGGGCCCCAGTCGAATCTGGGCAGACAAAATCATGCGGGCGTGGCTGTGGCAGACCCAGGAGCTCGACCTCCAGAGCTACCTCGCGAATGACGACCTGCGCACCGGTTATCACTTTCAGAGATGGAGAGAGGAAGCACCGCAGCCACTTGCCGAACTCTGCGATCGATTTCTGAACCGCCGACTGTTCAAAGCGCTCGATGTCAGCCAGATGGATGCATCAACGCAGTTGGAACTGCTGGCTAAAGCGCAGACGCTTGCGGCTGCAGAAGGCCTCGACCCTGAGATGTGTTGCGGACTTCGACACCATCAGATCCGGGGCTATTACCCCTATCGAAGTGGATTGCGCCTTTGGGACGGTCAAAGCCTTCAGGCGCTCGAGCAATGCTCGCCACTGGTCAACAGCCTCGCGATTCCCGCGGCGTCAGCCTGGTTGATTCACCCGGGAGACATCACAACCGAACTCCATATGGCCATGGCCAGCATTCGCTAG
- the minC gene encoding septum site-determining protein MinC, whose protein sequence is MTAEPTPQVPYCLRLPAFRSVSWQQWLPARLPSLPPGDIDLDTADWSLSCRDLDELLHALHQAGHSVQLLVTRCRNTLISAAALGLPVREASNEIPTIEARDDQQNEAITNVDLTVHRGTLRSGDHIETQGHLLIVGDVNPGGSASAEGDVYVWGRLRGRAHAGSKGNSSAKIVALQLRPLQLRIAELVARGPEEQPQPGLAEQACIQDGAISIEPASPPFLPQ, encoded by the coding sequence ATGACCGCTGAACCAACACCTCAGGTGCCTTACTGCCTCAGGCTGCCGGCGTTCCGGTCCGTGTCGTGGCAGCAATGGCTTCCGGCACGGCTGCCATCTCTCCCTCCAGGAGACATCGACCTCGATACAGCTGACTGGAGCCTGAGCTGTCGTGATTTGGACGAACTTCTGCATGCTTTGCATCAGGCTGGCCATAGCGTTCAGCTGTTGGTCACGCGCTGCCGCAACACGTTGATCAGCGCAGCTGCACTGGGTTTGCCTGTTCGTGAGGCCAGTAATGAAATCCCCACTATTGAAGCCAGAGACGATCAGCAGAACGAGGCCATAACCAATGTTGACCTCACGGTTCATCGGGGAACCTTGAGATCCGGTGATCACATCGAAACTCAGGGGCACCTGCTGATCGTGGGGGATGTCAATCCTGGAGGATCGGCATCGGCCGAGGGAGATGTCTACGTCTGGGGGCGTCTACGAGGCAGGGCCCACGCAGGCAGCAAGGGCAACAGCAGCGCCAAGATCGTGGCATTGCAGCTGAGACCACTTCAATTGCGGATTGCGGAGCTTGTGGCGCGAGGTCCAGAAGAACAGCCGCAGCCTGGGCTTGCCGAGCAAGCTTGCATTCAGGATGGTGCCATCTCCATCGAGCCAGCCAGTCCGCCCTTCCTACCTCAGTAA
- the minD gene encoding septum site-determining protein MinD — MTNSRTILICSGKGGVGKTTLTANLGIALAGQGARTVVLDADFGLRNLDLLLGLENRIVFTAQEVLAETCRLDQALVKHKQEPNLALLPAGNPRMLEWLKPEDMQTIAGMLSERFDYVLIDCPAGIEDGFKNAVAAAKEAIVITTPEVSAVRDADRVIGLLNTHGVSPVQLVLNRVRPKMMANQEMLAVDDVTDILALPLLGLVLEDEQVIVSTNRGEPLTLNGSASPAAKAYGHIARRLQGEDVPLMDPAKDGRRGIRARVRQLMQTKIF, encoded by the coding sequence GTGACCAATTCGCGAACGATCCTGATCTGCTCGGGAAAGGGTGGTGTCGGCAAGACCACCCTCACTGCCAATCTCGGCATCGCTCTGGCCGGGCAAGGGGCTCGAACCGTGGTTCTCGATGCGGACTTCGGCCTCAGAAATCTCGATCTGCTGCTTGGACTCGAGAATCGAATCGTGTTCACCGCACAGGAAGTGCTGGCAGAAACCTGCCGCCTTGACCAGGCACTGGTCAAGCACAAGCAAGAGCCGAACCTGGCACTGCTGCCTGCGGGGAATCCGCGGATGCTCGAGTGGTTGAAACCTGAAGACATGCAGACCATTGCTGGAATGCTGTCTGAGCGTTTCGACTACGTTCTGATCGATTGCCCAGCAGGTATCGAGGACGGCTTTAAGAATGCTGTAGCGGCCGCGAAGGAAGCGATCGTGATCACGACGCCGGAAGTATCGGCAGTCAGAGATGCCGATCGAGTGATCGGATTACTCAACACCCATGGGGTGTCACCCGTTCAGCTCGTGCTGAATAGGGTCAGACCAAAAATGATGGCCAATCAAGAGATGTTGGCTGTCGACGACGTCACCGACATCCTTGCTCTACCGCTTCTTGGCCTGGTTCTTGAAGATGAGCAGGTCATTGTCAGCACCAACCGAGGTGAACCCCTGACACTCAATGGAAGTGCTTCTCCTGCTGCCAAGGCTTACGGGCATATCGCCCGACGTCTCCAGGGAGAGGACGTCCCCCTCATGGACCCTGCAAAGGACGGACGACGCGGCATTCGCGCCAGGGTGCGCCAACTGATGCAAACCAAGATTTTCTGA
- the minE gene encoding cell division topological specificity factor MinE, translating into MTLQDLIDKILRRQPASATTARERLQLVLAHDRSDLSPETLDQMRREIFEVVAKYVDIDLEEGDVSLETEDRVTALVANLPIRRSMATSSQD; encoded by the coding sequence ATGACCTTGCAAGACTTGATCGACAAAATCCTGCGCCGTCAACCCGCCAGTGCAACCACCGCACGTGAACGCTTGCAACTGGTTTTGGCCCACGATCGCAGCGACCTGAGCCCTGAAACTCTGGATCAGATGCGACGCGAAATCTTTGAGGTCGTGGCCAAATATGTGGACATTGATCTCGAGGAAGGCGATGTGAGCCTGGAAACCGAAGATCGCGTCACAGCACTTGTGGCCAATCTGCCGATCCGACGTTCAATGGCGACCAGCTCACAGGATTGA
- a CDS encoding response regulator transcription factor, giving the protein MTNFQLTPAEIGVLNLLLQGCSNRAIAEALFLSVRTVESHISSCLAKTGCRSRLELCLLWIKTTTEDNRMCASRVPSLPA; this is encoded by the coding sequence ATGACGAACTTTCAGCTCACACCAGCCGAAATTGGCGTGCTCAATCTGTTACTGCAGGGCTGCAGCAACCGTGCCATCGCTGAAGCACTGTTTCTGAGTGTGCGCACGGTTGAAAGCCATATCAGCAGTTGCCTCGCAAAGACAGGCTGTCGTTCACGACTGGAGCTCTGCCTCTTGTGGATTAAGACGACCACAGAGGACAACCGGATGTGCGCCAGTAGAGTTCCTTCATTGCCGGCTTAG
- a CDS encoding L-threonylcarbamoyladenylate synthase: MTHDKPSLMSAMELARHLRGGGAALLPTDTLPALAAVPDHAAQIWTLKQRPQDKPLILMAAEADQLLALTSEDARNDAEPLARRFWPGALTLVLPVEGRLTQSLNPGQGTLGMRIPDCDLTRALLMQSGPLATTSANPAGAPPSQTAAEAAAAFSDLPLLSPLPWPNPSGLASTVIGWKSPGCWQLLRQGAVMVDVIERSPPCSG, from the coding sequence ATGACCCATGACAAGCCCTCATTGATGTCAGCCATGGAGTTGGCCAGGCATCTCAGGGGTGGTGGGGCAGCTCTGTTGCCCACAGACACCTTGCCGGCCCTTGCTGCAGTGCCTGACCATGCGGCACAGATCTGGACCCTCAAGCAGCGTCCGCAGGACAAACCTCTGATCCTGATGGCAGCTGAGGCTGATCAGTTGCTGGCGCTCACCAGTGAAGACGCCAGGAATGATGCAGAACCGCTCGCCCGTCGCTTCTGGCCAGGCGCACTCACTCTGGTGCTTCCTGTGGAGGGGCGTCTGACTCAGAGCCTCAATCCGGGTCAAGGAACCCTGGGAATGCGCATCCCAGATTGTGATCTCACCCGAGCCCTGCTGATGCAGAGCGGTCCATTGGCGACAACAAGTGCCAATCCTGCGGGTGCTCCGCCAAGTCAGACTGCAGCGGAAGCCGCTGCTGCTTTTTCAGATCTGCCGCTGCTGTCTCCGCTGCCCTGGCCCAACCCCTCTGGACTGGCGAGCACTGTGATTGGCTGGAAATCTCCTGGATGCTGGCAACTGCTGCGCCAGGGCGCTGTGATGGTTGATGTGATTGAGAGATCTCCCCCATGCTCTGGCTGA